From Thalassospiraceae bacterium LMO-JJ14:
AACGAAACCATCGCCGAGCTTATGATCAAGCAGCGCGCCCAGCAGTTCACGCTGCTGAAAAAACTCGTGCAGACAGCGACGGAAACCCGCGGTGCCGGCTTGATGAAGGCGGCGGACAAGGTTGCCGGCCTTCTGGAAAGCATGGACTTCGAAGTTGAGCACCTTGTCCCCGAAGCGGAGCGGCTGGAAGCCAGGAGCCGTTTGCCGCTGCAGAATCTTGTCGCCAGAAAACGTTTCGGCGACGGCCCTGTCCTGGCACTCGTCAGTCATATCGACACCGCCGAGGCGCACCCGGGCTGGACTTTTAACCCGTTGGGCGGTGACATCGTCGACGGTCGTCTGTATGGACTGGGCGCTGTATCAGGCAAAGGGGATCTGACGGCACAGATTTATGCCATTCAGGCGCTTTTGCAGACCGGTGCCGGGATTAAAGGCACGATTGAACTCCATATCAGCTTTGATGGAGAAAGCGGCGGGGCATTCGGCGCCAAGTGGATGCTGGCCGAGCAACGGGTGGCACCGGACATGGTGATCGCCGGCGGTCCGGCGCGTGCGGTCGCGACGCATTCCACAGGCACGATGATCATGGACGTCGAAGTGCACGGCAAAACCGCACCTTCACATGCGCCGGAGAAGGGAACGGACGCCCTGGAAGCCGCGACGCACGCGCTTTCACGCCTGTATCAGTTCCGGGGTGGGTTAAAGGGGCACACCTCAAGTATGCCCGGTCTCGGCGCGCCTTCATTGGTGATTGAAAAAATTTCGGGTGGCGGCGATACCGGGGGCGTGCCGGACTTTGTTACTTTCAGATTGGACCGGCGCATCCTGCCCGAAGAGGACCCGGTACAGGTAGAAAAGCAATTGACGAATCTGATC
This genomic window contains:
- a CDS encoding M20/M25/M40 family metallo-hydrolase codes for the protein MNATLNETIAELMIKQRAQQFTLLKKLVQTATETRGAGLMKAADKVAGLLESMDFEVEHLVPEAERLEARSRLPLQNLVARKRFGDGPVLALVSHIDTAEAHPGWTFNPLGGDIVDGRLYGLGAVSGKGDLTAQIYAIQALLQTGAGIKGTIELHISFDGESGGAFGAKWMLAEQRVAPDMVIAGGPARAVATHSTGTMIMDVEVHGKTAPSHAPEKGTDALEAATHALSRLYQFRGGLKGHTSSMPGLGAPSLVIEKISGGGDTGGVPDFVTFRLDRRILPEEDPVQVEKQLTNLIGSTIAKMPGARCRIRRSVLIPAMGNDDAAAPLVAALSNRLQARIGEEAAAHGIAYDHEGRHYAAAGIPTVMYGAGPLDPVAAGLHSADEHLLLDDLRLATEVLALTAMDLLSGA